A genomic segment from Lignipirellula cremea encodes:
- a CDS encoding NADH-quinone oxidoreductase subunit N encodes MFVDHSFFAIIFPELSLIVLATWIIVGSSFQRGRVWWTSFAVMSYVVALIALAQQDMHLFAMFGAGEGQLNGPLAVDLLGHGLRWLAVIMGLLFALNYGQPDRSQLTGERQGLLMLLVVGVMLVGSANELVLLFLGLELISVPTYVLLFLGRNDRSTAEATIKYFFLSIFSSAMLLYGFSFLYGIGGSTNLSDIHAALGRESTGMGILGLAPVAAVLIVAGLGYKIAAVPFHFYAPDVYQGSTNTNAGLLAVAPKIAGIAALARLAVYVMPESFAFGWPLILVLSMISMTIGNVCALWQTNLRRMMAYSSIAHAGYMLIGLSVALAAAETGDLTSGGVAAMLVYLTMYVFATIGVFSALSYLSGPDHEISEVDELAGVGRSHSTAGTVIAMGMFSLAGIPPLAGFWGKFAVFGSAIRFAAMPTSGAASWWFIVLAIVGAVNAAIAAVYYLNVVSTLYFRTSQTSTPARGGYGSLAAMSISAIAIGFLGLVPGGVMKTAGLAEQTALSVSEQQLPIGPVHTAQADAEQPVEPHSIAGE; translated from the coding sequence GTGTTCGTTGACCATAGTTTCTTCGCGATCATTTTTCCTGAGTTATCGCTGATCGTCCTGGCGACCTGGATTATCGTCGGCAGTTCCTTCCAGCGTGGGCGGGTCTGGTGGACGAGCTTCGCCGTCATGTCGTACGTGGTGGCCCTGATCGCGCTCGCGCAGCAGGACATGCACCTGTTCGCCATGTTCGGCGCCGGCGAGGGCCAGCTGAACGGCCCGCTGGCGGTCGACCTGCTGGGCCATGGGTTACGCTGGCTGGCGGTCATCATGGGTCTGCTGTTTGCGCTCAATTACGGACAGCCCGATCGTTCCCAGCTGACAGGCGAACGGCAGGGGCTGTTGATGCTGCTGGTGGTGGGCGTCATGCTGGTCGGCAGTGCGAATGAACTGGTGCTGCTGTTCCTGGGGCTGGAGTTGATTTCCGTCCCGACCTATGTGCTGCTGTTCCTCGGCCGCAACGACCGTTCTACGGCAGAAGCGACGATCAAATACTTTTTCCTCAGCATTTTCTCGTCGGCCATGCTGCTGTACGGTTTCAGCTTTCTATACGGCATCGGCGGCAGCACGAATCTGTCTGACATCCACGCGGCCCTGGGACGCGAATCGACCGGCATGGGGATCCTGGGGCTGGCTCCGGTCGCCGCGGTGCTGATTGTCGCCGGCCTGGGCTACAAAATTGCGGCCGTGCCCTTTCACTTTTACGCTCCCGACGTCTACCAGGGTTCGACCAACACCAACGCCGGGTTGCTGGCCGTGGCGCCGAAGATCGCCGGCATTGCCGCGCTGGCTCGGCTGGCCGTGTATGTGATGCCGGAGAGCTTCGCCTTTGGCTGGCCGCTGATCCTGGTGCTGTCAATGATCAGCATGACGATTGGCAACGTGTGCGCCCTGTGGCAGACGAACCTTCGCCGGATGATGGCGTATTCTTCGATCGCCCATGCGGGCTATATGCTGATCGGCCTGTCCGTGGCGCTGGCTGCGGCCGAAACGGGCGACCTCACGTCCGGCGGCGTGGCGGCCATGCTGGTGTATTTGACGATGTACGTGTTCGCCACGATCGGCGTGTTCTCGGCCCTGTCCTACCTGTCGGGACCCGATCACGAAATTAGTGAAGTCGACGAACTGGCGGGCGTCGGCCGTAGCCACAGCACGGCCGGCACGGTGATCGCGATGGGGATGTTCTCCCTGGCGGGTATTCCGCCGCTGGCCGGTTTCTGGGGGAAGTTCGCCGTGTTTGGCAGTGCGATCCGATTCGCCGCCATGCCGACCAGCGGGGCCGCCTCCTGGTGGTTTATCGTGCTGGCGATTGTCGGCGCCGTGAATGCAGCAATCGCAGCTGTGTACTATCTCAATGTGGTGTCGACGCTGTACTTCCGTACTTCGCAGACTTCGACGCCGGCCCGGGGCGGTTATGGCTCGCTGGCGGCCATGTCGATCTCGGCGATTGCCATCGGCTTCCTGGGTCTGGTCCCTGGCGGCGTCATGAAAACCGCCGGCCTGGCCGAACAGACCGCGCTGAGCGTTTCCGAACAGCAGTTGCCGATCGGCCCCGTACATACGGCCCAGGCTGACGCGGAGCAGCCAGTCGAGCCGCACAGCATCGCCGGCGAGTAG
- a CDS encoding complex I subunit 4 family protein: MADSALLLVTIFTPLVGACLVSIVSPYGARCVRWVALVTTLLVLLLASLTVARFPADGAEASSFTTDIVWLQANQIAVHFNVGLDGLGLWMFGLSSLLMLTAVLVSWEAIKDRPALFYGMLLLLECGCLGVFTARDIMLFYVFFEFTLIPLFFLIGIWGSESRLYASTKFFLFTLAGSVLTFLGLLAIVVLTAQSSGEVTFSIPRLTELLAAHPLSPSHQLWIFLALFAGFAIKVPLFPVHTWLPLAHVQAPTAGSVFLAGVLLKIGTYGFVRFNLPLLPDASAVCMPWLLWLAAIGIVYGSLVALAQTDMKKLIAYSSVAHLGFCMIGLFSMNRLGMHGGVLQMINHGISTGGLFAVIGMTYERYHTREIASLGGLTRKLPILSFFMVVFTLSSISLPGTNGFSGEFLILLGIFQRAFDGAAPPGDLAWQFQAIALLTLSGVVLGAWYMLTLVQKVFFGPLKEPHAGPGEHHPVHDLSLREIAALAPLVVFVVWIGLFPQFFLDRMAPTLNDLQAASAQSLEQNYAEAATAAAEENATRVR, translated from the coding sequence ATGGCAGATTCCGCCCTGTTGCTTGTTACGATCTTCACCCCGCTGGTTGGCGCCTGCCTGGTTTCGATCGTGTCCCCGTATGGTGCGCGCTGTGTGCGCTGGGTCGCCCTGGTCACGACGCTGCTGGTGCTGCTACTGGCCAGTCTGACGGTCGCCCGGTTCCCGGCCGATGGGGCGGAAGCTTCGTCGTTTACGACCGACATCGTCTGGCTGCAGGCGAACCAGATCGCCGTGCATTTCAACGTCGGCCTGGATGGGCTCGGCTTGTGGATGTTCGGCCTGTCCTCGCTGCTGATGCTGACGGCGGTGCTGGTCAGCTGGGAGGCGATCAAGGATCGACCGGCCCTGTTCTATGGCATGCTGTTGCTGCTGGAGTGCGGCTGCCTGGGGGTATTCACGGCCCGCGACATTATGCTGTTTTACGTGTTCTTTGAGTTCACACTGATCCCGCTGTTCTTTCTGATCGGCATCTGGGGGAGCGAGAGTCGGCTGTACGCCTCGACCAAGTTCTTCCTGTTCACGCTGGCCGGCAGCGTGCTGACCTTCCTCGGCTTGCTGGCGATTGTCGTGCTGACGGCCCAGAGCAGCGGCGAGGTCACCTTTTCGATCCCCCGTCTGACAGAACTGCTGGCGGCCCATCCGCTGTCGCCCAGCCATCAGTTATGGATCTTCCTGGCGCTGTTCGCCGGGTTTGCCATTAAAGTGCCGCTGTTCCCCGTGCATACCTGGTTGCCGCTGGCGCATGTCCAGGCGCCGACCGCAGGTAGCGTGTTCCTGGCCGGCGTGCTGCTGAAAATTGGCACCTATGGGTTTGTCCGATTTAACCTGCCGCTGCTGCCCGATGCTTCGGCCGTGTGCATGCCGTGGCTGCTGTGGCTGGCGGCGATCGGTATCGTGTACGGCTCGCTGGTGGCCCTGGCGCAGACCGATATGAAAAAGCTGATTGCCTATTCCAGCGTGGCCCACCTGGGCTTCTGCATGATCGGGCTGTTCTCGATGAATCGGCTGGGGATGCACGGCGGCGTGCTGCAGATGATTAACCACGGCATTTCGACCGGCGGCCTGTTCGCCGTGATCGGCATGACCTACGAACGGTACCACACGCGGGAGATCGCCTCGCTGGGCGGGCTCACCCGCAAACTGCCGATCCTGTCGTTCTTTATGGTGGTGTTTACGCTGTCGAGCATCAGCCTGCCGGGCACGAATGGTTTCTCCGGCGAGTTCCTGATTCTGCTGGGTATTTTCCAGCGGGCGTTTGACGGAGCGGCTCCGCCGGGCGACCTGGCCTGGCAGTTCCAGGCGATCGCTCTGCTGACACTGTCCGGCGTGGTGCTGGGCGCCTGGTACATGCTGACGCTGGTGCAGAAAGTATTCTTCGGCCCGCTGAAAGAACCGCACGCCGGTCCGGGCGAGCATCACCCGGTGCATGATTTGTCATTGCGTGAAATTGCCGCTTTGGCGCCCCTGGTGGTGTTTGTCGTGTGGATTGGCCTGTTCCCGCAGTTCTTTCTGGATCGCATGGCTCCGACATTAAACGACCTCCAGGCGGCCTCCGCCCAATCGCTCGAACAGAATTATGCCGAAGCGGCCACCGCTGCGGCAGAGGAGAACGCGACGCGTGTTCGTTGA